Within the Bradyrhizobium ottawaense genome, the region TGTTCGGCAATCCGAAGATCCGCGTCGTGCCGCGGCCGAAAAAGGACGACTCCGCGGAGGTCTATATCGGCGAGGAGTTCATCGGCGTGCTGTTCGTCGATGACGAGGACGACGATCGCTCGTTCCAGTTCCAGATGGCAATTCTCGAGGAAGACCTCGCCGATCTCGGCTGAGACGAGGGGTAGCTCTGCTACCGCGGGTAGCTCTGCTACCCCTTCTGGCCGTGCATCTGCACGGTCAAACGCTCCATCGCGTTTGCCACGTCGCGCCATTTCGCAAGCCAGCTTCTCGGAAAGCGGAACGTCAGGTCGGCGCCGTCGACGCGGCGCTCGCTCAGGCACATGCCGGGCGTCATGCCATCGCGCGTGCAGCGGGCGTTGAGGGCGGGTGCGCCGGCCGAGAACAGATCCTCATTGGCATAGGGCGAGCCGTCGCGGAACGCGCGCATCGTCAACCCGTCGTCGATCGGCGTTGAGGCCTGGTCGAGGTAGCGCGGGTAGATGGTGCGGACCCTGGTGTCGGGCGCCAGCGTGTCGTGGTGGGCTGATATCGACAGGAAGATCCGGTCGATCGGCTGCTGGGTGCCGTCCTCGACCATGTCGGCGCTGATGTGCCTGGGCGCCTCGGGAGCCTCGAGCGACGGGAACACGAAGCTGAGATCGACGCGCTCCTGCGGCCCGGAATGGCGCTGGATTTTGCGGCGGATCGCCGACGTCGGCACGTTGAACAGGGTTGTGCCAACGCTGACCGGCAATCGCTCCGGACCGGTTGCGGCGCCGGCGCCCCAGGTCGGCCACAGCAAATAGGCGACCAGCGCGACAGCGCCTGCGGTCAGCGTTGCCGCCACCAGGATCAGGGCCATGTGGCCGCGCGGATCCCTCCGCGTGTCGCGGGCGATGTGCTGGGCCGTCGAGAGGAAGGTCATGAAGGAGGCATCGTTAAGTTCGAATCACTTGGCGAATATGCCATGTGTCCGGACATTTCCGCATGATTTCGCCGGACTCGTGGCGGCCCGAGCCATGCGCCATCGATGTTGCAACCGCCGGCTGTTAACCTTTCCTTAAGGATGAGGTGGCGGCGGACCGCCGATTTTGCGAAAGCAGGCGCGGTTTAGTCGAGTAGCGGAAGTATCCATGTCGCCTGATGCGTTGAATTCCCTGTTCTCCCTCTGCATCGGCTTTGCGCTCGCAGGCGCCTTGGCCAGCGGCTATCAGGCGATGGCGGAGCGGCCGGCGGGTTTTGCATTGCTCGGCGAGGGCGTGGCGCCGAAGACCTTCGCCGCGGTTCCGTTTCTGGTCTTTGCCGCACCCTTCATCATCATGCGGAACACGCTGCGCGGCGCCAAGATCGAGCGCCGGCGCTTCGAGTTCGTGATGATGGCCACCGTGCTCGCGGGCTTCTGGAGCCTGATGTCCGGCACGTTCGTGGTGATGACGCTGCGCGCCGCCGGCGTGCTGGCCTGAGGCCGGCAATCTGCCTCGCTTGATCCCGCGCCAGCGGCTATGCCAAGGTCTCCGTGAACGGAGACCTTTTTG harbors:
- a CDS encoding DUF3126 family protein, whose translation is MDVQEVRKLDAYLKRVFGNPKIRVVPRPKKDDSAEVYIGEEFIGVLFVDDEDDDRSFQFQMAILEEDLADLG
- a CDS encoding DUF6949 family protein; translated protein: MSPDALNSLFSLCIGFALAGALASGYQAMAERPAGFALLGEGVAPKTFAAVPFLVFAAPFIIMRNTLRGAKIERRRFEFVMMATVLAGFWSLMSGTFVVMTLRAAGVLA